A window of the Mus musculus strain C57BL/6J chromosome 18, GRCm38.p6 C57BL/6J genome harbors these coding sequences:
- the Gm46617 gene encoding WW domain-binding protein 11-like, translating to MPAIPALGKLGQGDPASQANLGYPLSVTQTPRPTRGPRAPRGEVRRVTCSELGEHGTTPEAPSRRPPLCLPPVRLPGGNGPPCAPAPGPPRAAPALPGTSLRALFPAPPAASIPPVPAWRSRRFLGRASHPEGSLATPGRDPQKSFWFGLRARRPEPTRGRRGGDSGNSLRRGRAGGGQVSHRSQLSVRKAEANSSRRVSELVWKSGCVGIEFTQVPTYLKLLILQHTPATAAIIGLHHYTRSFRAS from the exons ATGCCAGCGATACCCGCCCTCGGGAAGCTGGGGCAGGGAGACCCAGCGTCccaggccaatctgggctaccCGCTCTCGGTAACCCAAA CCCCGCGCCCCACTAGGGGGCCCCGCGCGCCCCGAGGGGAGGTACGAAGAGTTACCTGCAGCGAACTGGGCGAGCACGGGACGACTCCTGAGGCGCCAAGCCGACGGCCGCCGCTTTGTCTCCCGCCCGTCCGGCTCCCAGGAGGAAATGGGCCGCCCTGCGCCCCCGCCCCCGGCCCGCCCCGCGCCGCGCCCGCCCTTCCCGGCACCTCCCTCCGCGCGCTCTTCCCGGCGCCTCCCGCGGCCTCCATACCGCCGGTCCCGGCCTGGCGCAGCCGGCGCTTTCTAGGGAGAGCCTCCCACCCGGAAGGTAGCCTGGCAACTCCAGGCCGGGACCCCCAGAAGTCCTTTTGGTTTGGCCTCCGGGCACGCAGACCCGAACCCacgaggggaaggaggggaggagactcAGGGAACAGCCTGCGGCGGGGACGGGCGGGCGGAGGGCAGGTGAGTCACCGCTCCCAGCTCAG TgtccggaaggcagaggcaaactcATCTCGGAGAGTTTCTGAACTTGTGTGGAAATCAGGATGTGTGGGAATTGAATTTACTCAAGTGCCAACTTACCTTAAACTCCTAATCCTCCAGCACACCCCCGCAACTGCTGCGATTATAGGTCTGCACCATTATACCCGGTCTTTTAGGGCCTCTTAA